Proteins found in one Deltaproteobacteria bacterium genomic segment:
- a CDS encoding DUF4258 domain-containing protein — translation MTINFTKHAVIRMQERGISEDEVYEVFENPALVLKRGETIVIGRTMKRRYLSLVMDIRGGRLLTLWPASRAQRRLYREKMEKGGV, via the coding sequence ATGACCATAAATTTCACGAAGCATGCCGTCATCAGAATGCAGGAACGCGGCATTTCGGAAGATGAGGTTTACGAAGTCTTTGAAAATCCGGCGCTTGTTTTGAAAAGGGGGGAAACGATTGTTATCGGGAGGACGATGAAGCGTCGGTATTTGTCTCTGGTTATGGATATCCGGGGGGGAAGGCTTTTGACACTTTGGCCCGCAAGCCGGGCCCAGAGAAGATTGTACCGGGAAAAAATGGAGAAAGGAGGCGTTTGA